In the Cheilinus undulatus linkage group 19, ASM1832078v1, whole genome shotgun sequence genome, one interval contains:
- the zgc:195170 gene encoding P2X purinoceptor 7 — protein MAERAEGLRRARKEETEKLLQDIPVEKMRELALALFDRQPGLVLDTLKTHEMWRGYHGSFSRPVTWCVCGNCRDMATVLEKKFCGQEPDRCISTLPSFSLYCLDAVVLRIHRSYREDTLALGDTEEPGEDNREFCHAAFRHFLLWQYGAVEREQQVIIPSCCVWKINDMWPDPFGQYPRYVPKH, from the exons ATGGCAGAGCGTGCTGAAGGTCTGCGAAGGGCCAGAAAAGAGGAGACAGAG AAGCTGCTTCAAGACATTCCAGTAGAGAAAATGCGAGAACTTGCACTGGCTCTCTTTGATCGCCAGCCAGGGCTTGTGTTGGACACACTGAAGACGCATGAGATGTGGCGAGGTTATCATGGATCATTTTCAAGACCAGTAACATGGTGTGTCTGTGGAAATTGCCGGGACATGGCCACAGTCTTGGAGAAGAAATTCTGCGGACAGGAGCCGGACCGTTGCATCAGCACACTGCCGTCGTTCTCCCTGTACTGCCTTGATGCGGTTGTTCTTCGTATTCACAGGAGCTACAGGGAGGACACTTTGGCACTGGGTGACACAGAGGAGCCAGGAGAGGACAACCGTGAGTTCTGCCACGCTGCATTTAGACATTTTCTCTTGTGGCAGTATGGTGCCGTGGAGCGGGAACAACAAGTGATCATTCCCAGTTGTTGTGTGTGGAAGATTAACGACATGTGGCCTGATCCCTTTGGACAGTACCCTCGTTATGTTCCTAAGCATTAG